The Spirochaeta isovalerica genome includes a window with the following:
- a CDS encoding FAD binding domain-containing protein — translation MLNFDYRRPESLVEALSLRKEWGGKSSLLMGGTDLFLAIEEEVRRPELLIDLKKIDELSRLEEKDGSVHIGAAVTYSELIRSDLIHDKLPGIWESSRLVASVGIRNSATMVGNICNAVPSAESAAPLMVRGAMIHIASSSGSRTVPAVDFFTGPRRTVVKDDEIVTSISVPLLKGKFGESYVKLGRYRGEDIAQVATAVLVDEKLNFAIAYGAVGPVPMRIPGAEAVLKGKKPTADLLDKAKAEVLSTVTPIADIRASREYRLHMCAVMFEKAIAAAVSRMETGAPAYGARLI, via the coding sequence ATGTTGAATTTTGACTATCGGAGACCTGAATCTCTCGTTGAAGCCCTGTCTCTCAGAAAAGAATGGGGTGGAAAATCATCACTGCTGATGGGAGGGACCGATCTCTTCCTGGCCATTGAAGAAGAGGTTCGCCGTCCGGAGCTGCTGATCGATCTGAAGAAAATAGATGAGCTTTCCCGATTGGAAGAGAAGGACGGTTCCGTTCATATCGGAGCGGCTGTCACATACAGCGAACTGATCCGCTCCGATCTTATACACGATAAACTACCGGGTATCTGGGAGTCTTCGCGGCTTGTCGCTTCGGTGGGTATAAGGAATTCAGCCACTATGGTCGGAAACATATGCAATGCCGTGCCTTCGGCGGAAAGCGCCGCTCCTCTGATGGTGCGCGGTGCCATGATTCACATAGCTTCATCTTCCGGCAGCCGGACTGTCCCCGCTGTGGATTTTTTCACCGGACCACGGAGAACCGTGGTGAAAGATGATGAAATTGTAACATCCATCTCTGTTCCCCTCCTGAAAGGAAAATTCGGCGAGTCCTATGTGAAACTGGGCCGTTACCGGGGAGAGGATATCGCTCAGGTCGCCACGGCGGTTCTGGTCGATGAGAAATTGAATTTTGCGATTGCTTACGGGGCGGTCGGTCCTGTTCCCATGCGTATTCCCGGAGCGGAAGCTGTTCTGAAAGGAAAAAAACCGACAGCTGATCTTCTGGATAAAGCCAAAGCTGAAGTTCTCAGTACCGTCACTCCTATTGCGGATATTCGGGCCAGCAGGGAATACAGACTCCATATGTGCGCCGTTATGTTTGAGAAAGCGATTGCTGCTGCTGTTTCCCGCATGGAAACCGGAGCTCCCGCATACGGCGCGAGACTGATCTAG
- a CDS encoding 4Fe-4S binding protein produces the protein MDLSCDLMGIKLKNPLILSSGPMSRSGEMMIKALEAGAGAVVTETILNEIRPNVRPRLTGHDGALQNIRLYSEYSLEEWKRQIGMVKEHGGIVIANILAHSPSEMAFLGRTVERYGADALELGVSSPHGEGLSVLGCDPPNLYQTVKKVVESVKIPVMVKLSPNVNNLASLAKAAEDAGARGISAINTIRSILGVDIESMSPYLPTYGGYSGDPIRPIGLGAVATICQTVELSVSGIGGISQFNHLLEYIMLGARTCQLQSALIFKGLGVIGEILDGLSAWMESRGYNSLDEFRGKALNRLKSFDEIILEPKVAMVARECPRPDCSLCETACVYSAVAKDRRGKIQVDTDRCTGCGLCLSVCPESCFTLEWKR, from the coding sequence ATGGACTTATCCTGCGATCTGATGGGAATCAAACTGAAAAATCCTCTCATACTTTCTTCCGGGCCCATGTCCAGAAGCGGCGAGATGATGATTAAAGCGCTCGAAGCGGGTGCCGGTGCTGTCGTGACCGAGACCATTCTCAACGAGATAAGGCCCAATGTCCGTCCCCGTCTGACAGGGCATGACGGCGCCCTTCAGAATATCCGCCTTTATAGCGAATATTCGCTTGAGGAGTGGAAGCGGCAGATCGGCATGGTGAAAGAGCACGGCGGAATTGTCATTGCCAATATTCTGGCGCACAGTCCCTCGGAAATGGCTTTTCTCGGACGAACCGTGGAGCGATACGGAGCCGATGCACTGGAACTGGGTGTCTCCTCTCCCCATGGAGAGGGGCTTTCCGTTCTGGGCTGCGATCCTCCCAATCTCTACCAGACAGTTAAAAAGGTCGTGGAGTCTGTAAAAATACCTGTCATGGTTAAGTTATCTCCCAATGTGAATAATCTCGCATCCCTGGCTAAAGCCGCGGAAGATGCGGGAGCCCGCGGCATCAGCGCCATTAATACGATCCGTTCAATCCTGGGTGTCGATATCGAATCCATGAGTCCTTATCTTCCCACATACGGCGGATACTCCGGCGATCCGATCCGGCCTATCGGCCTGGGCGCTGTTGCTACTATCTGCCAGACCGTCGAATTGAGCGTTTCCGGTATAGGGGGGATCAGTCAGTTCAATCATCTTCTTGAATACATCATGCTGGGAGCCCGGACCTGCCAGCTTCAGTCGGCTCTTATATTCAAAGGGCTCGGCGTTATCGGAGAAATTCTCGATGGTCTGAGCGCATGGATGGAGAGCAGGGGGTATAACTCTCTCGATGAGTTTAGAGGCAAAGCCCTTAACCGCCTGAAATCCTTTGATGAGATTATTCTGGAACCGAAAGTGGCTATGGTGGCGAGAGAGTGCCCCCGGCCTGACTGTTCTCTCTGTGAGACGGCCTGTGTATACTCAGCCGTTGCCAAGGACCGGCGGGGAAAGATTCAGGTGGATACGGATAGATGTACGGGATGCGGGCTCTGTCTCAGTGTATGTCCCGAATCCTGTTTCACTCTGGAGTGGAAGCGCTGA
- a CDS encoding uracil-xanthine permease family protein: MEKKLDLKLVIMGIQHTFVMFGATVLVPLLTGLDIGVTLFAAGIGTIIFHILTKAKVPVFLGSSFAFLPGIFAVSAEQGLAYATGGIVIAGLLYVVVAIIFKFIQYETLHKILPPHVTGPMIILIGLMLSSVAIQNASGVNSPGVVEKIGTNGSWLVALVTFASGVFVKIAFPKFGWKFLSNLPVLFALVVGYVFSMILGIVDYTVIKEASWIGLPGFMAPKFSGMAISIMVPISIVAMVEHFGDVLAIGNVVGKDFIKDPGITRTLLGDGIATSVSALMGGPANTTYSENTGAVALTGIYNPVVMEIAAVFAIILAFIPKFTSIIVTIPGPVIGGISILLFGMIASIGVRNMVEAQINLSNPKILIISSTMLVLGMGGAQFSWGNFNLAGLGLAAVVGIILNVIIPDVKAEAA, encoded by the coding sequence ATGGAAAAGAAGTTGGATTTGAAACTCGTCATCATGGGAATCCAGCACACGTTCGTCATGTTCGGGGCCACAGTTTTAGTTCCTCTGCTGACGGGATTGGACATTGGCGTTACCTTATTCGCAGCAGGTATCGGCACAATTATTTTTCACATTCTGACTAAGGCAAAAGTACCTGTGTTCCTCGGGAGTTCTTTCGCCTTTCTCCCGGGTATTTTCGCTGTTTCTGCGGAACAGGGACTTGCCTATGCAACAGGGGGAATTGTTATCGCCGGTCTGCTCTATGTTGTGGTCGCCATCATTTTCAAATTCATACAGTATGAAACACTTCATAAAATCCTGCCGCCCCACGTAACAGGACCGATGATCATACTCATCGGTCTTATGCTGTCCTCAGTCGCCATCCAGAACGCCAGCGGAGTCAACTCTCCCGGTGTCGTTGAGAAAATCGGCACAAACGGTTCCTGGCTTGTCGCTCTGGTAACCTTCGCTTCAGGGGTTTTCGTAAAAATTGCTTTCCCGAAATTCGGATGGAAGTTTCTCTCCAACCTGCCGGTACTCTTCGCGCTTGTGGTAGGTTACGTTTTCTCTATGATCCTCGGAATTGTCGATTACACGGTTATTAAAGAAGCCAGCTGGATCGGTCTTCCCGGTTTTATGGCTCCCAAATTCTCCGGAATGGCTATTTCGATCATGGTGCCCATATCCATTGTCGCCATGGTAGAGCACTTCGGTGACGTCCTGGCTATCGGAAATGTTGTGGGCAAAGATTTCATTAAAGATCCCGGTATAACAAGAACCCTTCTGGGAGACGGTATCGCCACATCGGTTTCCGCTCTTATGGGAGGCCCGGCTAACACGACTTACAGCGAAAACACAGGTGCTGTAGCCCTGACGGGAATCTACAATCCTGTCGTTATGGAAATCGCCGCCGTATTCGCTATCATTCTGGCTTTCATTCCCAAATTCACTTCGATCATCGTCACCATTCCCGGTCCGGTTATCGGAGGAATATCCATCCTTCTCTTCGGAATGATCGCCTCTATCGGTGTCAGAAACATGGTTGAAGCGCAGATAAACCTGTCCAATCCCAAGATTCTGATTATCTCATCGACAATGCTCGTTCTGGGAATGGGCGGAGCTCAGTTCTCCTGGGGCAACTTCAACCTCGCCGGACTCGGTCTGGCCGCTGTTGTGGGAATCATCCTCAACGTGATCATCCCCGATGTCAAAGCGGAAGCCGCCTGA
- a CDS encoding (2Fe-2S)-binding protein — MVREIEFTLNGYHQKITVKPSEKLLDVLRDRLGITSAKYGCGKGECGACTVNLDGKTVRSCLMYAVEADGSVIETLEGFQRLGKKEIQEIYQKHNAFQCGFCAPGFIMSTDELLSQNPDPDEEEIKEALAGNLCRCTGYKNIFSAVKEMVEKRKGRES, encoded by the coding sequence ATGGTAAGGGAAATCGAGTTCACATTAAACGGATATCATCAGAAAATCACCGTGAAACCCAGCGAGAAGCTTCTAGATGTACTGCGGGACCGTCTGGGGATTACCAGTGCGAAATACGGTTGCGGGAAAGGGGAATGCGGGGCCTGCACGGTCAACCTCGATGGAAAGACAGTTCGCTCCTGTCTTATGTACGCTGTGGAAGCCGACGGTTCAGTTATTGAAACCCTCGAGGGATTCCAGAGGCTGGGGAAAAAGGAAATTCAGGAAATCTACCAGAAACACAATGCCTTTCAATGCGGTTTCTGCGCTCCCGGCTTCATTATGAGCACCGATGAACTGCTCTCTCAGAATCCTGATCCCGATGAAGAGGAGATAAAAGAAGCTCTGGCCGGTAATCTCTGCCGTTGCACGGGATACAAAAACATATTCTCCGCCGTAAAAGAGATGGTTGAAAAGAGAAAGGGGAGGGAGTCATGA
- a CDS encoding DMT family transporter, whose product MPDWLIYSLTATLFYGIMNFLYKIAAERQYVNPAVVLAAAVTVVASAAATLLLSGTGFGRMAPALPYALANGTLFAFGALSKFKALKLAPASIVFPVNKSNILFVILIGLLFFGESPSPYQWLGIGFSVAVLALISSEQFKMSENPVLKGIGFALLAALCTSFSMTAGKMASTRVDRTSYIMLSYSIVVIVSLITFMKRTSENEKKRAFKGAGVYLTGGAIGLLNYFGYRLVLSAFAAGNMSLVQPVLALSILIPITLSSIIYREKLTWIRLVSIGLTLASILLIKSN is encoded by the coding sequence ATGCCCGACTGGTTAATCTACAGCCTCACGGCCACGTTGTTTTACGGAATCATGAATTTCCTCTATAAAATTGCCGCGGAGCGTCAATACGTCAATCCGGCCGTTGTCCTGGCCGCAGCCGTAACCGTGGTTGCATCAGCGGCGGCAACTCTTTTATTGAGCGGAACCGGTTTCGGCAGAATGGCCCCGGCTCTGCCCTATGCGCTGGCGAACGGCACGCTCTTCGCTTTCGGAGCCCTATCCAAATTCAAAGCTCTTAAACTGGCTCCGGCTTCCATAGTCTTTCCCGTAAACAAATCGAATATCCTTTTTGTCATACTCATTGGGCTTCTCTTTTTCGGAGAGTCGCCTTCACCCTACCAATGGCTGGGCATTGGATTCTCTGTTGCCGTTCTGGCACTCATTTCTTCGGAGCAGTTTAAAATGTCGGAAAATCCTGTTCTGAAGGGGATAGGATTTGCTCTGCTGGCCGCGCTCTGCACTTCTTTTTCCATGACCGCGGGCAAAATGGCTTCGACCAGAGTGGACCGCACATCGTATATCATGCTGTCCTATTCCATTGTGGTCATCGTCTCTTTGATCACTTTTATGAAGCGAACCAGTGAGAATGAGAAAAAAAGGGCTTTTAAAGGAGCCGGGGTGTATCTGACAGGCGGAGCCATAGGTCTTCTCAATTACTTCGGTTACAGACTCGTGCTGTCGGCATTCGCAGCGGGAAACATGTCCCTCGTCCAGCCCGTTCTGGCTCTTTCGATTCTCATCCCCATAACCCTTTCATCGATTATTTACAGAGAAAAGCTCACCTGGATTCGTCTTGTGAGCATCGGACTGACTCTGGCATCGATCCTGCTCATAAAAAGCAATTGA
- a CDS encoding DUF2877 domain-containing protein encodes MSKRKPPDLIEAQSRGRFIQSGLFSFSELSRHEGIINILHKESGMVWSIISDRKNMTGFSLLAPGFFSACDPLRSFSPLKTAELNSLMLDGTSISYGRAPLWTGSPPVLRQDREKRKRELAIMTTKIEEGDSFLSILKKKDRTIFQRKAREITEMISPDGNHVIQGLEEMIGLGQGLTPAGDDFITGVLLAEQSLQRPLRIDTKKIEARLEKTTAPGRTMLFAALRGSFPAFILSYLEQIDKARSDGEIVTSARAAAKHGSTSGRDCLAGFYWYELLSASTPE; translated from the coding sequence ATGTCAAAGCGGAAGCCGCCTGATCTTATCGAAGCTCAATCGAGAGGCCGTTTTATTCAAAGCGGCCTCTTTTCCTTTTCAGAGCTTTCCCGCCATGAAGGCATAATCAATATCCTGCATAAAGAGAGCGGAATGGTCTGGTCGATCATTTCAGACCGGAAGAATATGACAGGTTTCAGCCTGCTCGCACCAGGATTCTTCTCGGCCTGTGATCCGCTCAGATCTTTCTCCCCCCTCAAAACCGCAGAGTTGAATTCTCTGATGCTGGACGGGACAAGTATCTCCTATGGCCGGGCCCCCTTATGGACAGGCTCCCCTCCCGTTCTCCGGCAAGACAGGGAGAAAAGAAAGAGAGAACTGGCCATTATGACAACAAAGATCGAAGAAGGTGACAGTTTTCTCTCCATACTGAAAAAAAAGGACCGCACAATTTTCCAGAGGAAAGCCCGGGAAATAACAGAGATGATAAGCCCGGACGGAAATCATGTCATTCAAGGGCTGGAAGAGATGATCGGACTCGGACAGGGACTGACTCCGGCTGGTGATGATTTTATAACAGGAGTCCTGCTTGCAGAACAGAGCCTCCAGCGCCCTCTTCGGATTGATACTAAGAAAATAGAAGCCCGGCTGGAGAAAACCACAGCCCCCGGACGGACAATGCTATTCGCGGCTTTGCGGGGGAGTTTTCCCGCTTTCATTCTAAGTTATCTGGAACAGATTGATAAAGCCCGATCAGACGGGGAGATTGTAACTTCCGCCCGGGCCGCAGCGAAACACGGATCAACATCGGGCAGAGATTGCCTGGCCGGTTTTTACTGGTACGAATTACTCAGCGCTTCCACTCCAGAGTGA
- a CDS encoding MATE family efflux transporter, which produces MSSRNTDLKALLTIALPMIISQASETVMMFADRLFLSWLGKAYISAAMSGGLSSFVFMSLFTGTVGYVNALSAQYYGAGEEGHCVRTVTQGVRLSLLFYPLGLLFIPLVGRFFQVSGHSPEQIVLETVYFRILMLGGIFALIRTVFAGFFLGIGKTRTVMFANLAGMLINIPVNYVLIFGKLGFPEMGISGAAIGTLAGSFLISLILLIAFLKHKIYREHHSPQLWKFNKLIMGKLLRYGMPAGIELFLNVFAFNLFVQMMHSYSADVAAAVTITFNYDMVVFIPMLGLGFAITSLVGQQMGADNPEGALKVSRLAMKVGALYGFSMVLLFLFMAGPLVSVFTGGLSESDGAVVALSKSMLRLASIYIIADVVQLVFSGTLRGAGDTKWVMYISVVMHWILAFMAWLMIKVLVLHPLVVWLGFISFIVLLGLSMFLRYKFGPWKEMRIIQ; this is translated from the coding sequence ATGTCTTCCCGAAATACTGATCTCAAAGCATTGCTGACAATAGCTCTTCCCATGATTATTTCCCAGGCGTCGGAAACTGTAATGATGTTCGCTGACCGCCTGTTTCTATCCTGGCTTGGTAAAGCCTATATCTCAGCCGCCATGAGCGGCGGCCTGTCTTCTTTTGTTTTTATGAGTCTCTTTACAGGAACTGTCGGTTATGTCAACGCTCTTTCCGCGCAGTATTACGGTGCCGGAGAAGAGGGCCATTGTGTCCGTACGGTGACACAGGGGGTCAGGCTTTCTCTGTTGTTCTATCCTCTGGGGCTTCTTTTTATTCCTCTGGTTGGCCGGTTCTTCCAGGTGTCAGGGCATTCTCCGGAGCAGATCGTCCTGGAAACTGTCTATTTCCGGATTCTGATGCTGGGCGGGATATTTGCCTTGATAAGGACGGTTTTCGCCGGTTTCTTTCTCGGCATCGGGAAAACCAGAACTGTCATGTTTGCCAATCTGGCGGGTATGCTTATCAATATCCCAGTGAACTATGTTCTCATTTTCGGAAAACTCGGATTTCCCGAAATGGGAATAAGCGGGGCAGCCATAGGCACTCTGGCGGGCAGCTTTCTCATCAGTCTGATTCTTCTTATCGCTTTTCTGAAACATAAAATCTACAGGGAGCATCACAGTCCTCAATTGTGGAAATTCAATAAGCTCATTATGGGAAAACTGCTCCGTTACGGCATGCCTGCGGGAATTGAGTTATTTCTCAATGTCTTTGCTTTCAATCTGTTTGTTCAGATGATGCATTCCTATTCGGCCGATGTGGCGGCGGCGGTGACGATCACCTTCAATTACGATATGGTCGTCTTCATCCCCATGCTGGGATTAGGTTTCGCCATCACGTCCCTGGTGGGGCAGCAGATGGGTGCCGATAATCCCGAAGGGGCCCTGAAGGTTTCCCGTCTGGCTATGAAAGTGGGAGCCCTGTACGGTTTTTCAATGGTTCTTCTCTTTCTTTTTATGGCCGGACCTCTCGTTTCGGTTTTCACCGGCGGACTGTCCGAGTCGGACGGAGCCGTCGTGGCCCTTTCGAAATCCATGCTGCGCCTGGCCTCGATTTATATCATTGCCGATGTTGTCCAGCTGGTTTTTTCCGGAACTCTCCGCGGCGCCGGCGATACGAAATGGGTAATGTATATTTCTGTAGTCATGCACTGGATTCTCGCTTTTATGGCATGGCTTATGATTAAGGTTCTGGTACTCCATCCCCTGGTCGTTTGGCTGGGATTTATCAGTTTTATAGTTCTTCTGGGGTTGTCCATGTTTTTGCGCTACAAATTCGGACCCTGGAAGGAAATGAGGATTATTCAATGA
- a CDS encoding isochorismatase family protein translates to MIWDKISKENLLFILVDYQEKFFPLIKDKYRETAQKNIMLLVRMFGHLGIPMIGTDHYRKGLGLTEQEVLDHWSGYSFKDKITFSAFGSEEFRKDFAENERDIAVVCGLETHICVLQTVLDLRRKGKEVLLISDGCLSSTTLRWHNGLDLAKEAGAHIMNAETLIFYLLERAGTPDFKFLVKLLKDSSEAESQ, encoded by the coding sequence ATGATTTGGGACAAAATTTCCAAAGAGAACCTTCTTTTCATTCTCGTTGATTATCAGGAGAAATTCTTTCCGCTGATCAAGGATAAATACCGGGAGACTGCCCAGAAGAATATCATGCTTCTGGTCCGGATGTTCGGACATCTGGGCATCCCCATGATAGGAACGGATCATTACCGGAAAGGGCTGGGGCTGACCGAACAGGAAGTCCTTGACCACTGGTCGGGATACTCCTTTAAAGATAAAATTACATTCAGCGCTTTCGGCAGTGAGGAATTCCGGAAGGATTTTGCCGAAAATGAACGGGATATTGCCGTTGTCTGCGGTCTGGAAACCCATATCTGCGTTCTGCAGACTGTTCTGGATTTGCGGCGGAAGGGGAAGGAGGTTCTCCTCATCAGCGACGGATGTCTTTCTTCCACGACATTGCGGTGGCATAACGGGCTCGACCTGGCCAAGGAAGCCGGCGCTCATATCATGAATGCGGAAACACTGATTTTTTATCTCCTGGAGAGAGCCGGCACACCGGATTTTAAATTCCTGGTCAAACTCCTCAAGGACTCATCGGAAGCGGAGAGCCAATAA
- a CDS encoding LacI family DNA-binding transcriptional regulator: MPNIREVASRAGVSVATVSRVLNHPERVSPKTKEHIEAIMKELDFSPNVFARSLNLKRSNTVALVIPDIVNPQYMEIARGVEQVAHEKGYNLLLCNTEKNRVKEQDYIRMLIDKKIDGIILAFTLLQEQDFDEIRRKNIPLVLFGQNILNENINSVYSDFREGAFLAVSHLINLGFRKIAYIGGDSDHLENRDKTLGYTEALLSGGLTVSKELMIEGADDVDSGYLAALKLLKLTPPPDAVFAANDLMAMGAVDALKTEGLRIPEDISVIGYDNIRMASLLEPKLTTVSWPVYKMGLISARILIDEVESEEDNPQAQNIYLRPRLKIRKSCGHETRVSEIFDQPT, translated from the coding sequence ATGCCGAATATACGGGAAGTAGCCAGTAGAGCCGGGGTTTCTGTCGCCACAGTGTCGCGCGTTCTGAACCATCCGGAAAGAGTTTCCCCCAAGACGAAAGAGCATATTGAAGCGATCATGAAGGAGCTGGATTTCTCTCCCAATGTCTTCGCTCGGAGTCTCAACCTCAAAAGATCCAATACGGTGGCTCTGGTCATTCCCGACATCGTCAATCCCCAGTATATGGAAATAGCCCGGGGGGTGGAGCAGGTCGCCCATGAGAAAGGATATAATCTGCTACTCTGCAATACGGAGAAGAACAGAGTCAAAGAACAGGATTATATCCGCATGCTAATTGACAAGAAAATCGATGGCATCATTCTGGCTTTCACTCTCCTGCAGGAACAGGATTTTGATGAGATAAGGCGGAAAAATATTCCCCTGGTTCTTTTCGGGCAGAATATTCTCAATGAAAATATCAACAGCGTCTATTCCGATTTCCGGGAAGGGGCTTTTCTGGCTGTCAGCCATCTTATTAATCTCGGTTTCCGGAAAATAGCCTATATCGGCGGAGACAGTGATCACCTGGAGAACAGGGATAAAACTCTGGGCTATACAGAGGCTCTCCTGAGCGGAGGCCTGACGGTCTCGAAAGAATTGATGATAGAGGGGGCCGATGATGTGGACAGCGGCTATCTGGCTGCTTTGAAACTCCTGAAGCTGACGCCTCCGCCCGATGCCGTTTTCGCCGCCAACGATTTAATGGCTATGGGAGCGGTCGATGCCTTGAAAACGGAAGGACTTCGCATTCCGGAGGATATTTCTGTTATCGGCTACGATAACATCCGCATGGCATCATTGCTCGAACCGAAACTGACCACTGTCTCCTGGCCGGTCTATAAAATGGGGCTCATATCCGCCCGGATTCTCATAGATGAAGTGGAATCGGAAGAGGATAATCCCCAGGCACAGAATATCTATCTCCGGCCGAGATTGAAAATCAGAAAATCCTGCGGACATGAAACGAGGGTCAGCGAAATATTCGATCAGCCTACATAA
- a CDS encoding xanthine dehydrogenase family protein molybdopterin-binding subunit: MSKNTKVVGHDAVRIDMEEKITGAALYTDDLPFGPNLLHMSVLASPHAHAEILKIDTSEAEKLPGVMAVATGKDYPQKYGLYLQDKSILPVDRVRYVGEQVAVVIARTKEIADEGCKLIKVDYKVLEPILDVRDAMKEDAVLIHPDLGDYQVIPWINPQPGTNISHVRKIRKGDVEKGFEEADFILEDEYHVPHVVHACIETHISVARYDYTKRFTMWNSTQSPHTQRHIMANALGIPHKDIRIIAPYVGGGFGGKAGISMEALTVACQKVPGYPVKLRWSRKEEFLNSSQRQELRATVKMGVKKNGKITALRHIMHWDVGASAEYGNNVVNATGFSATGPYFVPNVSIDSVGVYTNHPPCAAYRGFGYSEFHFGIESHMDRIAKAIGIDPVEFRRINAIKTDDEVAYKCHMNPSGMLECIDKVAEAIEWGKEEVSDDPDIVIAKGFASAWKAPAMPPNAGSSVFIKFSEDGSINVLVSGMEIGQGLHTAVAKFASEILTVPLDKIRVELPDTDRNPYEWQTVASHETWELGNATIRAARDARDKIFDVVSRAFHLEKESLYLEDGKVKDDLDPDFSLPFEDFVITGIQTEFNTWVGGPIMGIGSFIPEFTNAMVDPDTGMGGHPNVHYTVGAGAVKIELNKKTGVVRVVKMAEGFDCGKAINPDLVKDQIVGGFIQGLGTALYEVCIFDDKGKMLNTNFTDYKIPTILEMPDEMIPVIVEVPQPDGPFGARGMSEHTMIPVMPAVANAIANAIGLRIKDIPLTAEKVALRPLQKDFVPEK, encoded by the coding sequence ATGAGCAAAAACACGAAAGTCGTAGGGCACGATGCTGTCCGTATCGATATGGAAGAGAAGATAACAGGAGCCGCGCTCTATACGGACGATCTTCCCTTCGGTCCCAATTTGCTCCATATGAGTGTTCTGGCCAGCCCTCATGCCCATGCTGAAATCCTTAAGATTGATACTTCAGAAGCGGAAAAGCTTCCCGGGGTTATGGCCGTGGCCACGGGGAAGGACTATCCCCAGAAATACGGGCTCTATCTCCAGGATAAGTCGATCCTTCCTGTGGACCGGGTCCGCTATGTGGGCGAGCAGGTCGCCGTGGTTATTGCCCGGACCAAGGAGATCGCCGATGAGGGGTGCAAGCTGATCAAAGTGGATTACAAGGTTCTGGAACCGATTCTCGATGTCAGGGACGCCATGAAAGAGGACGCGGTTCTCATACACCCCGATCTGGGTGATTATCAGGTTATTCCCTGGATCAATCCTCAGCCGGGGACCAATATTTCCCATGTTCGGAAAATACGGAAAGGCGATGTGGAGAAAGGATTCGAGGAAGCGGATTTTATTCTGGAGGACGAATACCATGTGCCCCATGTTGTCCATGCCTGTATCGAGACCCATATTTCCGTAGCCCGGTACGATTATACCAAGCGGTTTACCATGTGGAACTCCACACAGTCCCCCCATACGCAGCGCCATATCATGGCCAACGCTCTGGGAATTCCCCATAAGGATATCCGGATCATCGCGCCCTATGTGGGCGGGGGATTCGGAGGGAAAGCGGGAATCAGCATGGAGGCTCTGACCGTCGCCTGTCAGAAGGTTCCGGGGTATCCGGTCAAACTGCGCTGGTCGAGAAAAGAGGAGTTCCTCAATTCCTCTCAGCGTCAGGAATTGAGAGCCACCGTGAAAATGGGCGTGAAAAAGAACGGAAAAATCACAGCTCTCCGCCATATCATGCATTGGGATGTGGGAGCGTCCGCCGAATACGGAAACAATGTGGTCAACGCTACGGGATTTTCCGCTACGGGTCCGTACTTTGTTCCCAATGTCAGTATTGATTCGGTAGGTGTTTATACGAATCATCCGCCCTGCGCCGCCTACCGCGGTTTCGGCTATTCGGAATTCCATTTCGGAATCGAAAGCCATATGGACCGCATTGCCAAGGCGATCGGTATCGATCCCGTTGAATTCCGCAGGATCAATGCCATCAAGACCGACGACGAAGTGGCCTACAAATGTCATATGAACCCCTCGGGCATGCTCGAGTGCATCGACAAAGTCGCAGAAGCGATCGAATGGGGCAAGGAAGAAGTTTCCGATGATCCCGATATCGTTATCGCCAAGGGTTTCGCCAGCGCCTGGAAAGCTCCGGCCATGCCTCCCAATGCCGGATCATCCGTCTTTATCAAGTTCAGCGAAGACGGCAGTATCAATGTGCTGGTCTCCGGCATGGAAATCGGCCAGGGGCTTCACACGGCCGTAGCGAAATTCGCTTCGGAAATCCTCACTGTTCCCCTTGATAAAATCCGGGTTGAATTGCCCGATACGGACAGGAACCCCTACGAATGGCAGACCGTGGCCAGTCATGAAACCTGGGAGCTGGGGAATGCCACCATCAGGGCGGCCCGCGATGCGAGAGATAAGATCTTCGATGTTGTCAGCCGGGCTTTCCATCTGGAAAAAGAGAGCCTCTATCTGGAAGACGGAAAGGTTAAGGATGATCTCGATCCCGATTTTTCACTTCCCTTCGAGGATTTCGTCATAACCGGTATTCAGACCGAGTTCAACACCTGGGTGGGCGGTCCCATAATGGGAATCGGTTCCTTTATCCCCGAGTTTACCAACGCCATGGTCGATCCCGATACGGGAATGGGCGGGCATCCCAATGTCCACTACACCGTGGGCGCCGGGGCGGTGAAGATTGAACTGAACAAAAAGACGGGAGTCGTCCGTGTCGTGAAAATGGCCGAAGGGTTCGACTGCGGAAAAGCCATCAATCCCGATCTGGTAAAGGATCAGATCGTGGGCGGCTTCATTCAGGGGCTGGGTACAGCTCTCTATGAAGTGTGCATCTTCGATGACAAGGGAAAAATGCTCAACACCAATTTCACTGATTATAAAATTCCGACCATTCTGGAAATGCCCGATGAAATGATCCCCGTAATCGTGGAAGTTCCCCAGCCCGACGGTCCTTTCGGTGCCAGAGGAATGTCGGAGCATACCATGATTCCCGTCATGCCCGCCGTGGCCAACGCCATCGCCAACGCCATCGGTCTGAGAATAAAGGACATACCATTGACTGCCGAGAAGGTGGCTCTTCGACCTCTGCAGAAAGATTTTGTGCCTGAAAAATGA